The following are encoded together in the Herpetosiphonaceae bacterium genome:
- a CDS encoding DUF72 domain-containing protein, which produces MSQSLIHLGTSGWSYDDWVGPFYPTGTTTARYLAVYAQQFNTVEIDATFYRSPSLTMIKAWRERTPADFVFAAKVPRSITHDRELVDVEADVQAFAEIMRKLGDKCGPLLFQFAPSFTAEHFADLAALLPALPSDLRWAVELRHKSWLSEPLYDLLRAHNVALAHVDLPWMPRTTPVTADFGYIRWLGDRRMIADDFSYVRPELERAADLDWWARQIGRMLERGLHVFAYANNHYQGHSPATIRAMQARLHLPVSAPQESLEQSQLF; this is translated from the coding sequence ATGAGCCAGAGCTTGATTCATCTGGGAACGTCGGGCTGGAGCTATGACGATTGGGTCGGGCCGTTCTATCCCACGGGCACGACCACCGCCCGGTATCTCGCGGTCTATGCGCAGCAGTTCAACACCGTCGAGATCGATGCGACCTTCTACCGCTCGCCCAGCCTGACGATGATTAAAGCGTGGCGCGAGCGCACGCCCGCCGATTTTGTGTTTGCCGCGAAAGTGCCGCGCTCGATCACCCACGACCGCGAGCTGGTCGATGTCGAGGCCGATGTGCAGGCATTCGCCGAGATCATGCGAAAATTAGGCGATAAATGCGGCCCGCTCCTGTTTCAGTTTGCGCCATCGTTTACCGCCGAGCATTTCGCCGATCTGGCCGCGCTGCTGCCCGCGCTGCCCTCGGATCTGCGCTGGGCGGTGGAGCTACGGCATAAGAGCTGGCTATCAGAGCCGCTCTACGATCTGCTGCGCGCGCATAACGTGGCGCTGGCGCATGTCGATCTGCCGTGGATGCCACGGACCACGCCGGTTACGGCGGATTTCGGGTATATCCGCTGGCTCGGCGATCGGCGAATGATCGCCGATGACTTTAGCTATGTGCGGCCTGAACTTGAGCGCGCCGCCGATCTTGACTGGTGGGCACGTCAGATCGGGCGGATGCTTGAGCGCGGCCTGCATGTGTTTGCCTATGCCAACAACCACTATCAGGGACACTCGCCGGCGACGATTCGCGCGATGCAGGCGCGGCTGCATCTGCCGGTGAGCGCGCCCCAGGAGTCGCTTGAACAGTCGCAGCTCTTCTGA